A stretch of Dermochelys coriacea isolate rDerCor1 chromosome 6, rDerCor1.pri.v4, whole genome shotgun sequence DNA encodes these proteins:
- the LOC119856604 gene encoding uncharacterized protein LOC119856604, translating to MPTGKGVQRGYRNLRSLTWHFMHHIYKEVNTVDLSGSDMTLGASLPLCYCRLNGCAELESGHEKLKRTFCVKSQCTPWPKNQEFKEWQDSKKKDQKENVVCQNEATERLLNVMEHQADMLQAPLALQTPYPPSPAAAVTKLFPMHPPDTANALFNFLAPVCTHCIPLLPHHSPALQTLSTHCTQHLSLCSLVLLKYSTCCTVLKRRRLVMIPRHTQSLTVPDRTSSWDPPFPHHL from the exons ACATGGCATTTCATGCATCATATTTATAAAGAAGTCAACACTGTGGATCTAAGTGGTTCAG atatgaccttgggagccagcctccctctttgttattgccggctgaatggctgcgcagaattagaaagtggccatgaaaaactaaagaggactttctgtgtgaagTCACAATGCACTCCGTGGCCAAAAAACCAAGAATttaaggagtggcaggacagcaagAAGAAGGACCAAAAGGAGAATGTGGTGTGCCAGAATGAAGCAACAGAGCggctcttaaacgttatggagcaccaagcggacaTGCTCCAGGCACCACTAGCACTGCAAACTCCgtacccaccctcccctgcagctgctgtcacaaaactctttcccatgcaccccccagACACAGCCAACGCACTTTTCaacttcctggctccagtctgtacccactgcattccactcctgccccatcacagtccagccctgcagactctCAGTACCCATTGCACTCAACACCTGTCCCTCTGTAGTTTagtcctgctgaagtacagcacctgcTGCACTGTACTCAAAAGGAGAAGGTTGGTCATGATCCCTAGACATACACAATCTTTAACGGTCCCGGAccgcacctcctcctgggaccctcccttcccccatcacctATAG